A portion of the Stigmatella aurantiaca DW4/3-1 genome contains these proteins:
- a CDS encoding thioesterase II family protein, with the protein MSGRPLPTVGADAWLVNLHPRPYAGMRLYCFPCSGAGASTYLGWVRRVASFIDLYAINLPGREHRAAEAPLVDLDAVVDHLSEAIHAQEDSRPFAFFGHSMGALLAFETARRLRKQRRPTPCLLAVSSVAAPQLEFMAQQTAQLLAKDPARLLRNFCAVQPEVLADPNVASAALPPLLADLVLLLRHHYVPEAPLDIPLAICGSDKDPMVPLDRLSAWKDQTVCESSLHLYPGGHFYLNELLPELLSDLNAEFATAYHAVGEPGVQAVDADGPPASPPAPAFALPDRV; encoded by the coding sequence ATGAGCGGCCGTCCTCTTCCCACAGTGGGAGCCGACGCATGGCTGGTCAACCTCCACCCACGGCCTTACGCCGGCATGCGCCTGTATTGCTTCCCCTGTTCCGGCGCGGGTGCTTCGACCTATCTCGGGTGGGTACGGCGGGTGGCGTCCTTCATCGATCTCTACGCCATCAACCTGCCCGGACGGGAACACCGCGCCGCGGAGGCGCCCCTCGTCGACCTGGACGCCGTGGTGGACCATCTCTCGGAGGCCATCCATGCCCAGGAGGACTCGCGTCCCTTCGCCTTCTTCGGGCACAGCATGGGCGCATTGCTGGCGTTCGAGACCGCCCGCCGTCTGCGCAAGCAACGGCGGCCCACGCCCTGCTTGCTCGCGGTCTCTTCCGTGGCAGCCCCCCAGCTGGAATTCATGGCCCAACAAACCGCTCAGCTTCTGGCCAAGGATCCGGCGCGCCTCCTTCGCAACTTCTGTGCGGTTCAGCCGGAGGTGCTCGCTGACCCCAACGTGGCGTCAGCGGCCCTCCCTCCCCTGCTCGCCGACCTCGTCCTGCTGCTCCGGCACCACTACGTCCCGGAGGCCCCCTTGGACATTCCCCTGGCGATCTGCGGCTCCGATAAAGATCCGATGGTGCCCCTGGATCGGCTGTCCGCCTGGAAGGACCAGACGGTGTGCGAGTCCAGCCTGCACCTCTACCCCGGCGGCCACTTCTACTTGAACGAGTTGCTGCCAGAGCTCCTCTCGGACCTGAACGCGGAGTTCGCGACGGCCTACCACGCCGTGGGTGAGCCGGGGGTGCAAGCGGTGGACGCGGACGGCCCCCCTGCCTCCCCTCCCGCGCCGGCCTTCGCTCTCCCCGACCGGGTGTGA
- a CDS encoding type I polyketide synthase — MVGASCRLPGGLDSSLSLWRCLLEGRDVVQGGDPGNRWDNYFLPVPSDTEDSRLVRVGGYLKDIAGFDPAFFGIAPKEAACIDPQHRLLLEVTWEALENAGIPPRRLDGSQTGVFTGLSQTSYRDLIDPGENDVYHATGIVLSGASGRISYVLGTRGPSVTVEAACASSLVSIHLACQSLLTGESALALAGGVNINLDWRTTIGFTRAGMLSPQGRCHAFDSRANGFVRSEGSGMVVLKRLSDAERDGDRILAIVRGSAVNHVGHSQGLMMPSVSAQKQVLGKALARAGVEPGQVGLVETHGTGTPVGDPIEFEAVASLYGKGPGRCALGAVKTNVGHTESAAGVIGFIKTVMALQEGVVPPNLHFQSWNPQIPAQGTRLFVPTRVEPWPVRGESRFAAVSAFGVTGSNAHLVLEQAHRPTPSARVPAPRRRQEQERLFPLSAGSPDALRGSAARVASWLASEGADSPLGDIAHTLAVRRSHALHRAAVVASSREELAAGLRALAEGTPGKGTVTGRVEAASQPVWVFSGYGSQWEGMGRGLLDQDPAFTRVINELEPIAAREAGISLRQLITSTLPMDRMDVVQPLLYALQVALAATWRSHGVHPSAVVGHSVGEVAAAAAAGMLTLEQGMTVTCIRSRLLQRMAGGAMAVVGLCEEQVVEDLARQGQPGVSVAVVASPASTVISGDVQGVKLLMDHWSSQGHFVSPVAVQVAAHSPQVEPVLGELALALAALRPSPPQVPFYSTALDTPRAEAVCDAQYWVTNLRSPVRFSRAIEALLTDGHELFVELSPHALLTASIEETATAMGRGARVLPTLLREQPERTTFHTHLAALHCSGGRVDWSAMYPEGSLADLPATVWERRPYWPQKPTTPMLSHSSAHPLLGIQVQVPDDTGEGVRHVWKGDVGTAPHPWLGDHRVRKVPVFPGAAYIEMAIAAACEVFHCAPEHVRVTNVELQQLLLLTEHVEVCTVASPHRGKLRFEVLTRGAAGTWVCHARAELAHETNDVLATRSEREDLTAVHDTGGHETSALYRRLHKLGLNYGPAFSGLSRLVAGSLPSQGRWGQVSIPEAARLRQGRVWLHPALLDSCLHALATLVLEEAGGENEDSPWLPTSVAQIQLSGDPSKIQWCRAWIDASKDGAITGRLHLLDPAGALVGVLEGIQLIRMKPQQAVDALRDRLFQTVWEEVPLPRAEPLSPAGRWLILAEDGGKDFAKGLIEALAAHGAQGELLPETRPVQATSVTPSVSAAGASAPYQGLVFCASLPAKTDAPSQIDTLEGLKRISQVAGLVRAHAEGHTLPRLWLITHGARPVLPEDPVRPDQAALQGLARILNYEHPELRTTHIDSDPSAGPWQIAEELLAGRNEDEVAWRGGTRRVARLVSSPLRPNERLRPQPVSLRYGRDGFLLEDDGSGTLEGLRFVARERRPPRKDEVEVQVRVASLNFRDVMIALGILPFEGLGRPTLGADCAGVVTAVGSGVQHLRPGDRVMALAGGAQGTFSSFCLLPAHCAAKLPDGLSLEVAATLPATYGTAWYGLHRLARLAPGESVLIHSAAGGVGLAALAIARARGARILATAGDENKRAHLRDMGIDHVMDSRSLNFAAEVLQLTAGRGVDVILNSLAGDALRAGLEVLAPNGRFIEIGKKDLYGNSKVGLRVFRHGITFSSIDMKLLDPKRIQEVLQEVLDEVSSGRLPPLPYRLFPFAQATEAFRIMASGKHIGRLMVTLPDSGEHLVQPTPGSSQAVRVGGSYVITGGLRGLGLETARWLTSHKAGRVVLNGRSAPSEETLAIVEQLRSQGTEIDVVLGDISLPGTAQRLVAAANAGGRTLRGVVHAAVVLDDAPVARLDPDRISRVWQPKVAGAWNLHQATLGHDLDWWVAFSSQTSLVGNAGQGNYAAANSWLDAFVAWRRRQGLPALAINWGAWGEIGRAQDFKARGFTTIGTREGMTALEALLIHNRTSTGMFAFEPHMWFRSFPQAAASPFFARILDTMPQQTQSQEAADTAPLEAIRTATPGPRRQHLLQSHLVTQLGVVTGLQAATISPDTAFTLQGLDSLMAVQLRNLVRTSLGIELPINAVWTHPTPAKLATYLDGVLGQDIRTPGDRS, encoded by the coding sequence GTGGTGGGTGCTTCCTGCCGGTTGCCGGGAGGATTGGACTCATCCCTCTCTCTGTGGCGCTGCCTCCTCGAAGGACGGGACGTGGTGCAGGGAGGAGATCCGGGAAACCGTTGGGACAATTACTTTCTCCCCGTTCCCAGTGACACCGAGGACTCCAGGCTGGTGCGGGTGGGAGGCTACCTCAAGGACATCGCCGGGTTCGATCCGGCGTTCTTTGGCATCGCGCCCAAGGAAGCCGCATGCATTGATCCGCAGCACCGGCTGCTGCTGGAGGTGACCTGGGAGGCATTGGAGAACGCGGGCATTCCCCCCCGGCGACTCGATGGCAGCCAGACCGGTGTGTTCACCGGCCTTTCCCAGACGAGCTACCGGGACCTGATCGATCCCGGCGAGAACGACGTCTACCACGCGACGGGCATCGTGCTCAGCGGCGCCTCCGGCCGCATCTCCTACGTGTTGGGAACCCGCGGCCCGAGCGTGACGGTGGAGGCAGCCTGTGCCTCCTCGCTGGTCTCCATTCACCTGGCCTGTCAGAGCCTCCTGACGGGAGAGTCGGCCCTGGCCCTGGCCGGCGGGGTCAACATCAACCTGGATTGGAGAACCACCATCGGCTTCACGCGCGCGGGCATGCTCTCGCCGCAGGGGCGGTGCCACGCGTTCGACAGCCGCGCGAATGGCTTCGTGCGCAGTGAAGGCAGTGGGATGGTCGTTCTCAAGCGGCTGTCCGACGCCGAGCGGGATGGAGACCGCATCCTGGCGATCGTGCGCGGCAGCGCGGTGAACCATGTGGGCCACTCTCAAGGGCTCATGATGCCGTCCGTGAGCGCGCAGAAGCAGGTGCTGGGCAAAGCCCTGGCCCGCGCGGGCGTCGAGCCTGGACAGGTGGGGCTGGTGGAGACCCACGGTACGGGGACGCCGGTGGGGGATCCGATCGAGTTCGAGGCCGTGGCCTCCCTCTATGGCAAGGGGCCGGGACGTTGCGCGCTGGGCGCGGTCAAGACCAACGTCGGGCATACCGAGAGTGCCGCGGGTGTCATCGGCTTCATCAAGACGGTGATGGCCCTGCAAGAGGGAGTGGTCCCGCCCAACCTGCACTTCCAGAGTTGGAACCCTCAGATTCCCGCGCAAGGCACCCGGCTGTTCGTTCCGACCCGGGTCGAGCCCTGGCCGGTCCGGGGAGAGAGCCGCTTCGCCGCGGTGTCCGCGTTCGGAGTCACCGGAAGCAACGCGCACCTGGTGCTGGAACAGGCCCACCGGCCGACCCCCTCCGCCCGTGTTCCGGCCCCCCGCCGGAGACAAGAGCAGGAACGACTCTTCCCACTCTCGGCGGGCTCACCGGACGCGCTGCGCGGTTCGGCGGCTCGCGTCGCCTCATGGTTGGCCAGCGAGGGCGCGGACAGCCCCTTGGGAGACATTGCCCATACCCTGGCTGTCCGTCGCTCCCATGCCCTGCACCGCGCGGCAGTGGTGGCCAGTTCCCGGGAAGAGCTGGCGGCGGGGTTGCGCGCCTTGGCGGAGGGAACGCCGGGCAAGGGGACCGTCACGGGCCGGGTGGAGGCCGCCTCCCAGCCTGTATGGGTATTCTCCGGTTATGGCTCCCAGTGGGAAGGCATGGGCCGCGGGCTGCTGGATCAAGACCCCGCCTTCACGCGGGTCATCAACGAGCTGGAGCCCATCGCGGCCCGGGAAGCAGGAATCTCGTTGAGGCAATTGATCACGTCCACCCTTCCCATGGATCGCATGGACGTGGTGCAACCGCTGCTCTACGCGCTGCAGGTCGCCCTGGCGGCCACCTGGCGCAGCCATGGCGTCCACCCCTCCGCGGTGGTGGGTCATTCGGTGGGAGAGGTCGCCGCGGCGGCCGCCGCGGGCATGCTCACCCTGGAGCAGGGAATGACCGTCACCTGCATCCGGTCTCGCTTGCTCCAGCGGATGGCGGGAGGCGCCATGGCCGTGGTGGGGCTGTGCGAGGAGCAGGTGGTCGAGGACCTGGCCCGGCAGGGGCAACCCGGGGTGAGCGTGGCCGTGGTGGCCTCCCCCGCCTCCACGGTCATCTCCGGCGACGTCCAAGGCGTGAAGCTCTTGATGGACCACTGGTCCTCGCAGGGGCACTTCGTGTCCCCTGTCGCGGTTCAGGTAGCGGCTCATTCGCCCCAGGTGGAGCCCGTGCTGGGGGAGCTGGCCCTCGCGTTGGCCGCGCTTCGGCCCAGCCCGCCGCAAGTGCCTTTCTACAGCACGGCGCTGGACACACCCCGCGCGGAAGCCGTCTGTGATGCCCAGTACTGGGTCACCAACCTTCGAAGCCCGGTGCGGTTCTCACGCGCCATCGAGGCACTGCTGACCGATGGGCATGAGCTGTTCGTGGAACTCTCCCCTCATGCGCTGCTCACCGCATCGATCGAGGAGACCGCGACGGCCATGGGCCGCGGGGCCCGCGTGCTCCCTACCCTGCTCCGGGAACAGCCCGAGCGCACCACCTTCCATACCCACCTCGCGGCGCTGCACTGCTCAGGAGGCCGCGTGGACTGGTCCGCGATGTACCCGGAAGGGTCCTTGGCCGACCTCCCAGCCACCGTCTGGGAACGCCGTCCCTATTGGCCTCAAAAGCCCACCACGCCGATGCTGTCCCACTCCTCCGCCCATCCCCTTCTGGGGATTCAAGTCCAGGTGCCGGATGACACGGGAGAGGGCGTCCGGCACGTGTGGAAAGGCGATGTGGGGACTGCCCCGCATCCCTGGCTCGGGGATCACCGGGTGCGCAAAGTCCCCGTGTTTCCTGGTGCCGCCTATATCGAGATGGCCATCGCCGCCGCCTGTGAGGTGTTCCACTGCGCGCCAGAACACGTGCGGGTGACGAACGTCGAACTCCAGCAATTGCTGCTCCTGACGGAGCACGTCGAGGTGTGCACGGTGGCATCGCCCCACCGTGGAAAGCTGCGCTTCGAGGTGCTGACCCGCGGAGCGGCTGGCACATGGGTTTGTCATGCCCGCGCCGAGCTGGCGCATGAGACGAACGACGTCTTGGCCACTCGCTCGGAGAGAGAGGATTTGACGGCGGTGCACGACACCGGTGGGCATGAAACCAGTGCGCTGTATCGCAGGCTTCACAAGCTGGGCCTGAACTACGGACCCGCCTTCAGCGGCCTTTCCCGCCTCGTTGCCGGAAGCCTCCCCTCCCAGGGCCGGTGGGGACAGGTCTCGATTCCCGAGGCCGCCCGTCTGCGGCAGGGACGGGTCTGGTTGCATCCTGCCTTGCTGGACTCCTGCCTGCATGCACTGGCCACCTTGGTGCTCGAGGAGGCGGGCGGAGAGAACGAGGACTCACCGTGGTTGCCCACCTCCGTGGCACAGATCCAGCTCTCGGGGGATCCCAGCAAGATCCAGTGGTGCCGGGCCTGGATCGACGCCTCCAAGGATGGCGCCATCACCGGCCGGCTTCATCTGCTGGACCCAGCGGGCGCCCTGGTGGGCGTGCTGGAGGGGATCCAGCTGATCCGCATGAAGCCACAACAGGCCGTCGATGCACTGCGCGACCGGCTGTTTCAGACGGTTTGGGAGGAGGTTCCCCTGCCGCGAGCCGAGCCCCTTTCGCCCGCTGGCCGCTGGCTCATCCTCGCCGAGGACGGAGGAAAGGACTTCGCCAAGGGGCTGATCGAAGCGCTGGCGGCGCATGGTGCGCAAGGAGAGCTTCTGCCTGAGACACGACCAGTGCAGGCCACGAGCGTCACCCCATCCGTCTCAGCGGCGGGAGCCAGCGCTCCTTATCAAGGACTGGTCTTCTGCGCCTCCCTCCCCGCCAAGACAGACGCACCCTCCCAGATTGACACCCTCGAGGGCCTGAAACGAATCTCTCAGGTGGCTGGGTTGGTGCGTGCACATGCCGAAGGACACACCCTTCCCCGCTTGTGGCTCATCACCCACGGCGCGCGGCCTGTCCTGCCGGAGGATCCCGTGCGTCCAGACCAGGCGGCCCTTCAAGGGTTGGCCCGCATCCTGAACTACGAGCACCCCGAACTGCGAACCACGCACATCGATTCCGATCCCAGCGCCGGTCCCTGGCAGATCGCCGAGGAACTCCTGGCGGGCAGAAACGAGGACGAAGTGGCTTGGCGCGGGGGTACGCGCCGGGTGGCCCGGCTGGTGAGCAGCCCCCTGCGGCCCAACGAACGCCTGCGGCCTCAGCCTGTCTCCCTGCGATACGGCCGCGACGGCTTCCTCCTGGAGGATGACGGCTCGGGCACGTTGGAGGGGCTGCGCTTCGTGGCCCGGGAACGGCGGCCGCCCCGGAAAGACGAGGTCGAGGTCCAGGTCCGGGTGGCCTCCCTGAACTTCCGTGACGTCATGATCGCGCTGGGCATTCTTCCCTTCGAGGGCCTCGGCCGTCCTACCCTGGGGGCCGATTGCGCAGGGGTGGTCACCGCCGTGGGGAGCGGCGTCCAACACCTGCGCCCGGGAGACCGGGTCATGGCCTTGGCGGGGGGAGCCCAAGGAACGTTCTCCTCGTTCTGTCTTCTGCCCGCCCACTGCGCGGCAAAGCTTCCCGACGGGCTGTCGCTGGAGGTCGCGGCCACCCTTCCAGCCACCTACGGCACCGCGTGGTACGGCCTCCACCGGTTGGCGCGGCTGGCGCCCGGCGAGAGTGTGCTCATCCATTCCGCGGCAGGTGGGGTGGGGCTCGCCGCGCTCGCCATTGCCCGGGCACGGGGTGCCCGGATCCTGGCCACCGCGGGCGATGAGAACAAGCGCGCCCACCTTCGTGACATGGGGATCGATCATGTCATGGATTCCCGGAGCCTGAACTTCGCCGCCGAGGTGCTCCAGCTCACGGCAGGCCGGGGCGTGGATGTCATCCTCAACTCGCTGGCGGGAGATGCCCTGCGGGCGGGACTCGAGGTTCTCGCCCCCAACGGGCGATTCATCGAGATCGGCAAGAAGGACCTCTACGGAAACAGCAAGGTCGGGCTTCGCGTCTTCCGGCACGGAATCACCTTCAGCAGCATCGATATGAAGCTCCTGGATCCGAAGCGCATCCAGGAGGTGCTCCAGGAGGTGCTGGACGAGGTCTCCTCAGGACGGCTTCCCCCCTTGCCATACCGGCTCTTTCCCTTCGCGCAGGCCACGGAAGCCTTCCGGATCATGGCGAGCGGCAAGCACATCGGCCGCCTGATGGTCACCTTGCCCGACAGCGGAGAACATCTGGTTCAACCCACTCCGGGCAGCTCTCAAGCCGTGAGGGTGGGGGGCTCCTACGTGATTACGGGAGGACTGAGAGGCCTCGGTCTGGAAACGGCCCGGTGGCTGACGTCTCACAAGGCTGGACGCGTGGTGCTCAACGGGCGCTCCGCGCCTTCCGAAGAGACCTTGGCCATCGTCGAGCAGTTGCGCTCCCAGGGAACGGAGATCGACGTGGTGCTCGGGGACATCTCGCTCCCTGGCACCGCCCAGCGGCTCGTGGCCGCGGCCAACGCTGGAGGGCGGACCCTGCGGGGAGTGGTTCACGCGGCCGTCGTCTTGGATGACGCCCCCGTGGCCCGTCTCGACCCTGACCGGATCAGCCGTGTCTGGCAACCCAAGGTCGCAGGCGCGTGGAACCTGCACCAAGCCACGCTCGGGCATGACCTGGATTGGTGGGTGGCCTTCTCCTCCCAGACTTCCTTGGTGGGCAACGCCGGGCAGGGCAACTACGCGGCCGCCAACTCCTGGCTGGATGCGTTCGTGGCCTGGCGCCGCCGACAAGGCCTCCCCGCGTTGGCCATCAACTGGGGCGCGTGGGGCGAGATCGGACGTGCACAGGATTTCAAGGCGCGAGGCTTCACCACGATCGGCACCCGGGAGGGAATGACGGCGCTCGAAGCGCTTCTGATCCACAACCGGACCTCCACGGGCATGTTCGCCTTCGAGCCCCACATGTGGTTCCGCTCCTTTCCGCAAGCGGCGGCCTCGCCCTTCTTCGCCCGGATTCTCGATACGATGCCCCAACAGACCCAAAGCCAGGAAGCGGCGGACACCGCGCCGCTGGAGGCCATCCGGACGGCCACGCCCGGACCGCGGCGCCAGCACCTCCTCCAATCTCACCTGGTGACGCAACTGGGCGTCGTCACGGGGCTTCAGGCCGCCACGATTTCGCCCGACACCGCCTTCACCCTTCAGGGGTTGGACTCCCTCATGGCCGTCCAATTGCGAAACCTGGTCCGTACCTCCCTGGGCATCGAGCTGCCAATCAATGCCGTGTGGACCCACCCGACGCCCGCGAAGCTCGCCACCTACCTCGATGGGGTGCTCGGCCAGGACATCCGGACTCCCGGAGACCGTTCATGA
- a CDS encoding carbohydrate-binding protein — MRRSRKAWSQALMHCGIWALGLGMVGCSSKKDPAPVPAVCQEAALESADTSKINVAGEPYTLTWGDDFGGTLNGGQPKSRLNANFWGKENLGVNYELQAYTNRECTDHPASWNYCVENGKLTLLARQEPLDCVVWQQCTATSQCGVNGTCSNGYCLNDQNQNGVWDHDECAPFNGLANAPVNGTKYTSGRLSSDEKVEFRYGYIEFRARMPFAELPAGTTPPNGMWPAIWLLGANNAITNGGREDTVGWPMNGEIDIMEYSQIKENPILYPLNEAMGLNTLWREYPEAGELAASPGGWQPNACSSWPNNGDAKCDDTVGGARATWAGQTIDYHQWHTWGFLWDENGFKIYIDDLPQNGGTPVGVFSIGDDATEFRQPMYLILNNAVGGELGCLGWSGRTCTSSAQCANNAACVNGKCDETPGSCLNIDWAAHGDKAKLEVDYVRWYHRDSGYAQAPQAACQNGDGTGSADNIIRNCGFNEDYTYHRSDLFFEGGQGISDIRNEGGAHGYVQWVRVDNGGWQGYSVQVRQEGFTLQGGTTYRWKVDLKASEAIPVPIKIVEAQAPWTVAAVFTCEVGTTWTTCAPPDFHLPSTNKYKFEIDLGNSGGVNYTGKQFYIDNMYLGTVAHACQPECTGKLCGEDGCGGTCGTCGQGTVCASWGQCAAPASGGPDGGTPDAGTPDAGTPDAGTPDAGTPDAGTGEATPVRLEAENATSLDCCEAEPGGDSGDKVVSFEGGDSLCWSNVNLSGLKTATAHVGAPHAHGQAQLEFNGTVIGTLALCAATGGWSSPHLTDISTAISASGTGTLCLTGVSHPEGSVFSVDYLDLK, encoded by the coding sequence ATGAGGCGAAGCAGGAAAGCATGGTCCCAGGCGTTGATGCATTGCGGCATCTGGGCGCTCGGGTTGGGAATGGTGGGCTGTTCCTCGAAGAAGGACCCCGCTCCGGTCCCAGCGGTCTGCCAGGAGGCCGCGCTCGAGTCGGCTGACACCTCGAAAATCAACGTCGCGGGAGAGCCCTACACGTTGACGTGGGGGGATGACTTCGGGGGCACCCTGAATGGAGGGCAGCCGAAGTCGCGCCTCAACGCGAACTTCTGGGGAAAGGAGAACCTGGGGGTCAACTACGAGCTCCAGGCCTACACGAACCGGGAGTGTACGGACCACCCGGCCAGTTGGAATTATTGTGTCGAGAACGGCAAGCTCACGTTGCTCGCGAGGCAAGAGCCGCTGGACTGTGTCGTTTGGCAACAATGCACAGCCACCAGCCAATGTGGTGTCAATGGCACCTGCTCCAATGGCTATTGCCTGAATGACCAGAACCAGAACGGTGTCTGGGACCACGACGAGTGCGCGCCCTTCAACGGCCTGGCGAACGCCCCGGTCAATGGCACGAAATACACCTCTGGCCGCCTCAGCAGCGATGAAAAGGTGGAGTTCCGGTACGGCTACATCGAGTTCCGGGCGCGAATGCCTTTCGCCGAGTTGCCGGCGGGCACGACGCCGCCGAATGGGATGTGGCCCGCCATCTGGCTGCTGGGTGCGAACAACGCCATCACCAACGGCGGCCGGGAGGACACCGTGGGCTGGCCCATGAATGGCGAGATCGACATCATGGAGTACTCCCAGATCAAGGAGAACCCCATCCTCTACCCCCTGAACGAGGCCATGGGGCTCAACACGCTGTGGCGCGAGTATCCGGAAGCGGGGGAGCTGGCGGCCAGCCCTGGCGGGTGGCAGCCGAATGCTTGCAGCTCCTGGCCCAACAACGGAGATGCCAAGTGTGATGACACCGTGGGGGGCGCACGGGCGACGTGGGCGGGGCAGACCATCGACTACCACCAATGGCACACCTGGGGTTTTCTCTGGGATGAGAACGGGTTCAAGATCTACATCGACGACCTGCCCCAGAACGGGGGGACGCCCGTGGGGGTCTTCAGCATCGGCGACGACGCGACGGAGTTCCGTCAGCCCATGTACCTCATCCTCAACAACGCCGTGGGAGGTGAGCTGGGCTGTCTGGGATGGAGTGGCCGGACGTGCACCTCCAGCGCGCAGTGTGCCAACAACGCGGCGTGCGTGAATGGCAAGTGCGACGAGACCCCGGGCTCGTGCCTCAACATCGACTGGGCCGCGCATGGCGACAAGGCGAAGCTCGAGGTGGACTACGTGCGTTGGTACCACCGCGACTCAGGCTATGCGCAGGCCCCTCAGGCGGCTTGCCAGAATGGCGATGGGACGGGCTCGGCGGACAACATCATCCGCAACTGCGGCTTCAATGAAGACTACACCTACCACCGCAGCGACCTGTTCTTCGAGGGCGGTCAGGGGATCTCCGACATCCGCAACGAGGGGGGAGCGCACGGCTATGTGCAGTGGGTGCGCGTCGACAACGGTGGCTGGCAGGGCTACAGCGTCCAGGTTCGGCAGGAAGGCTTCACGCTGCAAGGCGGGACCACTTACCGGTGGAAGGTGGATCTGAAGGCGAGCGAGGCGATTCCCGTGCCGATCAAGATCGTCGAGGCGCAGGCCCCTTGGACGGTCGCCGCGGTCTTCACCTGTGAGGTGGGCACCACGTGGACGACATGTGCCCCTCCGGACTTCCATCTCCCGTCCACGAACAAGTACAAGTTCGAGATCGATCTGGGCAACAGCGGTGGGGTCAACTACACCGGCAAGCAATTCTATATCGACAACATGTATCTCGGCACGGTGGCCCATGCCTGCCAGCCGGAGTGCACGGGCAAGCTGTGTGGGGAGGATGGCTGTGGCGGTACCTGTGGCACTTGCGGCCAGGGAACAGTCTGCGCCAGCTGGGGGCAGTGCGCGGCCCCGGCCAGTGGGGGGCCGGACGGTGGCACCCCCGATGCGGGCACTCCGGACGCGGGCACTCCGGACGCAGGCACTCCAGACGCGGGCACTCCAGACGCAGGCACGGGAGAGGCAACCCCAGTGCGCTTGGAGGCGGAAAATGCGACCTCGCTGGATTGCTGTGAGGCCGAGCCGGGCGGCGACAGTGGTGACAAGGTCGTTTCCTTCGAAGGAGGCGACTCGCTCTGCTGGAGCAATGTGAACCTGTCGGGCCTCAAGACCGCGACAGCGCATGTGGGCGCGCCCCATGCACATGGCCAGGCCCAACTGGAGTTCAACGGCACCGTGATCGGCACGCTGGCCCTGTGTGCGGCGACGGGAGGATGGAGTTCTCCGCACCTGACGGACATCTCCACCGCGATCTCCGCGAGCGGCACCGGGACGCTTTGTCTCACCGGTGTGAGCCACCCAGAAGGCTCCGTCTTCTCGGTCGATTATCTCGACTTGAAGTGA
- a CDS encoding cysteine synthase A: MAPRISSLWEAVGNTPLLRIGSLSRLTGCDILGKAEFMNPGGSIKDRAAKGMIHRAETEGRLTPGATLVEGTAGNTGIGLGLLGRERGYRMVVTMPDNLAREKYEYLEAMGVEIRKVPVVPFSNPAHFYHRAHALAKEHGWVCLDQFENTANGDFHYETTGPEIWEQCEGRVDVLVSAVGSGGTLSGVSRYLKEKNPALKVVLVDPQGSGLYCWVREGKLETSGNSITEGIGIMRLTANFRGARVDDALRLSDQEMLEMLFHLAREDALVVGTSSAINVRAAYELARRHQGEGLRIVTFLCDHGSRYASKLLNPEFLASKQLQVKALPTLSAAKVD, translated from the coding sequence ATGGCTCCTCGCATCAGCTCTCTCTGGGAGGCGGTGGGTAACACGCCCTTGCTGCGCATCGGTTCGCTCTCACGGCTGACCGGCTGTGACATCCTCGGCAAGGCGGAGTTCATGAACCCGGGCGGCAGCATCAAGGATCGCGCCGCCAAGGGGATGATTCACCGTGCGGAAACCGAGGGCCGGCTCACCCCGGGCGCCACCTTGGTCGAGGGAACCGCTGGCAACACAGGCATTGGGTTGGGCTTGCTGGGACGCGAGCGCGGCTACCGCATGGTCGTCACCATGCCGGATAACCTGGCGCGCGAGAAGTATGAGTATCTGGAGGCCATGGGAGTGGAGATCCGCAAGGTCCCCGTGGTGCCCTTCTCCAATCCCGCGCATTTCTACCACCGTGCCCATGCGCTGGCGAAAGAGCATGGCTGGGTTTGCCTGGACCAGTTCGAGAACACGGCCAACGGGGACTTCCATTACGAGACCACGGGCCCCGAGATCTGGGAGCAGTGCGAAGGCCGTGTGGATGTGTTGGTCAGCGCGGTGGGGAGCGGCGGGACCCTCTCGGGCGTCAGCCGGTATCTCAAGGAAAAGAACCCCGCCTTGAAGGTCGTGTTGGTGGATCCCCAGGGCTCGGGTCTCTACTGCTGGGTCCGTGAAGGGAAGCTGGAGACCTCGGGCAACTCCATCACCGAGGGAATCGGCATCATGCGCCTCACGGCGAACTTCCGCGGTGCACGGGTGGATGACGCTCTGCGTCTCTCCGACCAGGAGATGCTGGAGATGCTGTTCCACCTGGCGCGTGAGGACGCGCTGGTGGTGGGCACGTCCTCGGCCATCAACGTGCGCGCGGCCTATGAGCTCGCCCGTCGGCACCAGGGTGAGGGACTGCGAATCGTAACGTTTTTGTGTGACCACGGCAGCCGCTACGCCTCGAAGCTCCTCAACCCGGAGTTCCTCGCTTCGAAGCAACTCCAGGTGAAAGCCCTGCCCACGCTTTCTGCGGCGAAGGTGGATTGA